From Cupriavidus taiwanensis, a single genomic window includes:
- a CDS encoding ISNCY family transposase — translation MREIDRLKTVQAVMDGQLRPGVAAERLEITDRQLRRLLERYRLEGPAGLVSRKRGRPSNNRLSGEREAAALGLIREHYADFGPTLAAEKLREAHGLTLAKETVRRLMMVAGLWVPRKQRPLKVYQPRNRRACYGELIQIDGCDHRWFEERAPACTLLVYVDDATSRIMELRFTHSEATFTYFAATRAYLERHGKPVAFYSDKASVFRVNKQGATSGDGHTQFARALFELNIEGICANSSQAKGRVERTHLTLQDRLVKELRLRGISTMEAANGFMAEFIADYNARFAKVPRNNHNAHRPLRPDENLDLIFAWREPRCVSKSLTIQYDKMLYLLADPPEHRKLAGCYIDVYHYPDGRIEPRANGAALPYTTYDRLSEVDQGAIVDNKRLGHVLQLAQYVQEKRDNTRSLSVPGTEGVPRKRGRPPGKKSQRSLGQNDMLEALQRLQEQPWPLNGTEN, via the coding sequence ATGCGCGAGATTGACAGGCTCAAGACCGTCCAGGCGGTCATGGATGGTCAGTTGCGGCCTGGCGTGGCCGCCGAACGATTGGAGATCACTGACCGGCAGCTGCGGCGGTTACTGGAGCGCTACCGGCTGGAAGGCCCAGCCGGGCTGGTCTCGCGCAAGCGCGGCCGACCCAGCAACAACCGTCTGTCTGGCGAGCGCGAAGCCGCAGCGCTCGGCCTGATCCGGGAACACTATGCCGACTTCGGCCCGACCCTGGCGGCCGAGAAGCTGCGCGAAGCACACGGGCTCACTCTGGCGAAGGAAACGGTCCGGCGGCTGATGATGGTTGCCGGCCTGTGGGTACCGCGCAAACAGCGCCCGCTCAAGGTCTATCAGCCTCGTAATCGGCGCGCCTGCTATGGCGAACTGATTCAGATTGATGGCTGCGATCACCGCTGGTTTGAGGAACGCGCGCCTGCCTGCACGCTGCTCGTTTATGTCGACGACGCCACCAGCCGGATCATGGAGCTGCGCTTTACCCATTCGGAGGCCACGTTCACGTACTTCGCGGCGACCCGCGCCTACCTGGAGCGCCACGGCAAGCCGGTGGCGTTTTACAGTGACAAGGCCAGCGTTTTCCGGGTCAACAAGCAAGGAGCAACTAGCGGCGACGGCCATACGCAGTTTGCGCGGGCCTTGTTCGAACTGAACATCGAAGGCATCTGCGCCAACAGCAGCCAGGCAAAAGGCCGCGTGGAACGGACACACCTGACCTTGCAGGACCGGCTGGTCAAGGAGCTGCGCCTGCGTGGCATCAGCACCATGGAGGCGGCCAATGGCTTCATGGCGGAGTTCATCGCCGACTACAACGCGCGCTTTGCCAAGGTGCCGCGCAACAACCACAACGCCCATCGACCGCTGCGACCGGACGAGAATCTGGATCTGATCTTCGCGTGGCGCGAGCCACGCTGCGTGTCCAAGAGCCTGACGATCCAGTACGACAAGATGCTCTACCTGCTGGCGGACCCGCCGGAGCATCGCAAGCTGGCTGGCTGCTACATCGACGTCTATCACTACCCAGATGGCAGGATCGAGCCGCGGGCTAATGGCGCCGCCCTGCCCTACACCACCTATGACCGGCTGTCGGAAGTGGACCAGGGCGCGATCGTGGACAACAAGCGCCTGGGACATGTGCTGCAGTTGGCGCAATACGTGCAGGAGAAGCGCGATAACACGCGTTCGCTCTCTGTGCCTGGCACGGAGGGGGTTCCGCGCAAGCGTGGACGGCCGCCCGGCAAGAAATCGCAGCGGTCGCTCGGCCAGAACGATATGTTGGAAGCGTTGCAAAGGCTGCAGGAGCAGCCGTGGCCGCTTAACGGAACGGAAAACTGA
- a CDS encoding IS5 family transposase (programmed frameshift), which produces MSAPIIDDELWALIEPLLPPPKPRRKKYPGRLPVSDRAALNGILFVFKTSIRWCDLSTKLGFGSGPTCWRRLRDWQKAGVWKRLHELLLAKLREAHELDFSRVAVDSSSVPSRWGGRKTGPNPTDRSRPGSKHHILVDANGVPISAILTGANRNDVTQLLPLVDAIPPIRGVRGRPLQKPKVIYADRGYDSEPHRQRLRERGIKPVLAKRRTEHGSGLGKFRWVVERTQAWLHNFRRLRIRFERRADIHEALLKFG; this is translated from the exons ATGAGCGCGCCGATCATCGATGACGAGCTGTGGGCACTGATCGAACCTTTGCTGCCGCCGCCGAAGCCGCGACGCAAGAAATATCCAGGCCGCCTTCCGGTTTCGGATCGAGCTGCGCTGAACGGCATCTTGTTCGTGTTCAAGACCAGCATACGCTGGTGCGACCTGTCGACCAAGTTGGGATTCGGTTCGGGTCCGACCTGCTGGAGGCGCTTGCGCGACTGGCAGAAGGCTGGCGTGTGGAAGCGATTGCACGAACTATTGCTGGCGAAGCTTCGCGAGGCCCACGAACTCGATTTCTCACGAGTAGCCGTCGATTCATCGTCGGTGC CGAGCCGTTGGGGCGGGCGAAAAACTGGCCCGAACCCCACGGATCGCTCGCGACCAGGTTCCAAGCACCACATCCTCGTCGATGCAAATGGCGTCCCAATCAGCGCAATCCTGACCGGGGCGAATCGCAACGACGTCACCCAATTGCTGCCGCTCGTCGACGCGATCCCGCCCATTCGCGGCGTGCGCGGCCGACCGCTTCAGAAGCCAAAAGTCATCTACGCAGACCGAGGCTATGACTCCGAGCCACATCGTCAGCGGCTTCGCGAGCGCGGCATCAAGCCGGTGCTTGCCAAACGCCGGACTGAGCACGGTAGTGGTCTGGGCAAGTTCCGCTGGGTTGTCGAACGTACCCAAGCGTGGCTTCACAACTTTCGTCGTCTTCGCATTCGCTTCGAACGTCGAGCTGACATTCATGAAGCGCTCCTCAAGTTCGGCTGA